The Ferrovibrio sp. MS7 sequence CGTGGCCCGCGAACAACTCGGCGAGGCCGTGATGCGCCACTTCGGTCTTGGCCGCCACCAGCAGGCCTGAGGTCTCCTTGTCGATGCGGTGCACGATGCCGGGCCGTTTCACGCCGCCGATGCCGGCCAGGCTGTCGCCGCAATGATGCAGCAACGCGTTCACCAGGGTGTGGTCCGGGTTGCCGGGGGCGGGATGCACCACCAGCCCGGCGGGCTTGTTCACCACGATGAGATGCGCGTCCTCATAAACCACATCCAGCGGCAATTCCTGCGCCTGCGGTTCCGCCGCTGCCGCTGCTGGCGGCGCGACGGCATAGATTTCGCCCGGTTTGATCTTGCGCGAGGGGTCGGTTATGGTCTCGCCGCCGAGCCGCACATGGCCTTCCTCGATCAGCGCCTTGAGCCGCGAGCGGGAGAAATCCAGCGCTTCGGCGAGATAGCGGTCGAGCCTGACGCCGGCGCGATCCTCAGGCACCGGCGGTGCGCCAGTTTCAGCAACGCCGGTTTCGGAATACTCAGGCATTGGGGTGCGGGCTTATCATCATGGCGGACCAGGACACGGACCCGAGACTACGCTGGCTGAAGCCGCTCGTCATCGGTTTGAGCGTGGTGTTCGTGGCGCTGATCATGGCGCTGATCGTCGGCCTGATCACCGGCGTGCCGCAGCGCCGTGCCGAGGCGGCGAAAGCCGCGTCTGCGTCCGCGCTGCCTTCCACAGCCCTGCCTTCCGCCGTCATGGCCGAGCAGGTGCTGAACCTGCCACGCAACAGCCGCGTGGCGGATGTATTCGCCAGCGGCGAGCGCATCATCGTCCGCGTGCGCCTGGCCGATGGCACTGAGCGTCTGTTCGCGCTGCATGGCCAGACCCTGGCCCCGATCGGCCAGCTCACCATCCAGGTGGAAAAGTGATCACCCTGCCGCGCGCGCTGGCGGATCAGTTGCTGGCGCTGGCGGAAGCCGCCTATCCTCATGAAGCCTGCGCGTTGCTGGTGGGCGAGGGCGAAGCGATCACCCGCATCGTGCCGGCGGAGAATGTGGCGCCGGATCCGCGGCGCCATTTCGAGATCGATCCGGCCACCCAGATCCGCCTGCGCCGCGCCTTGCGCGAAGCGGCGGGTCCGGAAGCGCTTCTCGGCCATTGGCACAGCCATCCCGATGGCCGCGCCGAACCTTCCGCCACCGATGCGGCCGCAGCCTATGAACCGGATCTGGTCTGGCTGATTTCCTCCGTCACGGCAGGCAAGGCATTGCCGCCGGCGGCTTTCGCCTTTCAATCCGGCGGCTTCGCGCCGCTCCCGCTGAAGATCACTTGAGGCCCACCGCGATGGATTTCCGTTCCGACAATATTGCCGGCGCCGCGCCGGAGATTTTTGCCGCACTCCAGAAGGCCAATGAAGGCAATGCGGCCAGCTATGGTGCCGATGAGATCAGCCGCGATCTTGATCGCCGCTTCTCCAGTCTGTTCGGTACCGACTGCCGCGTCTTTCCGGTCGCCACCGGCACGGCGGCGAATGCCCTGGCGCTGGCGGCGATCTGCCCGTCACATGGTGCGATCTACTGCCATGAGGAAAGCCATATCCAGGTGGATGAATGCAACGCGCCGGAAGCCTTCACCGGCGGCGCCAAGATGCTCGGCCTGGCAGGTAGCGATGGCAAGCTGACGCCGGAAGTGCTGGCGCGCGCGCTCAGCCTCGGCTGGCGCGGTTCGCAGCATAACCCGCAGCCGAGTGCGCTGAGCCTGACGCAAGCGACGGAAGCCGGCACGATCTATTCGCCGGCTGAAATCACTGCCCTGGCCATGATTGCCCATGACGGCGGCCTGCATGTGCATATGGATGGTGCGCGCTTCGCCAATGCGGTGGTGGCGGGTAATGCCTCCGCCGCCGATCTAACCTGGAAGGCCGGCGTCGATGTGCTGAGCTTCGGCGCCACTAAAAACGGTGCGCTGGCAGCAGAGGCGGTGGTGTTCTTCAAGCCGGAGCTGGCGGAAAGCTTCCTGTTCCGGCGCAAGCGCGCCGGCCACCTGTTTTCCAAGATGCGTTTCCTCTCGGCGCAGCTCGCGGCGATGCTGGAAAATGATCTGTGGCTGCGCCTGGCGCGCAATGCCAATGCCCGCGCACGCCAGCTTGCCGATGGCTTTGCCACGATTCCCGGTGTGCGCATAGCCTATCCGGTGCAGGCCAACGAAGTGTTTGCCTTGCTGCCTGAGAAGATTCGCGCCGGCATGGCCGCCGATGGTGCGCTGTTCCATCCCTGGAGCGATGATGGCAATGGCGCGGTCTATCGCTTCGTCTGTGCCTTCGACAAGACCGAGGCCGATATCGCTGCTTTGCTCAGGTCAGCTTCCAGGGCGGCGGGCTGAAACGCTCGGCGAGGAAATCGACGAAGGCCCGCACCTTCGCCGCCAGATGCTTGCGCGCCGGATAGACGGCATGGATCGGCCAGATCTGCGGCGCGGTATAATCCTGCAGCAGCGGCACCAGGTGGCCATCGCGGATCGCCTCATGGATCAGGAAGTCGGCGGTATAGGCTATGCCCATGCCGGCCAGAACCATGCGGAACAAGGCGTCGCCGCTATCGGATGATACCACGCCCGGCAGCGTCACCATCTGCACGCTGCCATCGGGCTGGCGCAACGGCCACGCATTGATCAGCGGCACGTTGGTGCTGAGCACGGCGCGATGGCCTTCGAGTTCGGCCGGCGTCATCGGCGTGCCGTGGCGTGCGAGATAGGCCGGCGCGGCGCAGATCATGCGCGTATGCTCGCCCAGGCGCCGTGCGATCAGGCCCTCGTCGCGCACGCGGCCCAGGCGGATACCGACATCATCGCCCTCCGCCATCAGGTCGACGATACGGTCGGCGAAATTCAACTGCACTTCGATCTGCGGATGCCGTTCGCAGAAGGCCGGGATCAGCGGCACGATCTGCGCCATGCCGAAGCCATGCGCCACATTGACCCGCAGCAACCCGCGCGCCACCCGCTCGGCGCCGCCCACATTGGCCTCCATGGTCTCGATATCGGCCAGGATTTCGCGCGCCTGTTCATAATAGGCGCGGCCCTCGGTGGTGAGGCTGACGCGCCGTGTCGTCCGCTGCAGCAGGCGTGCCCCCAGCCGGTCCTCCAGCCGGGCAATCTGCTTCGAGACACCGGACGGGGTCAGCCCCAGGCTGGCGGCAGCGGCGGCGAAGCCGGCATTGTCCACCACGCGCAGGAAACAGGTCATTTCCGCCAGCTTGTCCATGATTATGTCCTGTATGTCATCAATTGATGAAAATATGCGGTATTATTGAAATTGCTGCAATGCAGTAGATTTTCTCCTGCCAACCCCAGACAGGAGGCTCAAATGCCCCGGATGACGCTTGATACCTATGGTTTCTACCGTGCCCGCGCGCATCAGCTCCGCGCCGAGGCGATCCGCGATGTCCATGCGGCCATCGGCCAGTTCTTCACCGGTTTTGCGCGCCGGCTGTTCGCCCGTACCCAGGACGTGGCGAATCCGACTCTCGGCTTCCGCAGCGCCAAGATCCTGGTTGCCGAGTAAGTTTTAGGCCTCCCCGGGCCGTTTTCCCCGACCCAGCCTGACCGGTTCTAGAGCCCGTCAGGCTGGGCATGGCCCCTGTTTCATCTGAAACATAAAGCGAATATCGCTTTTTGAGACCGGTTACTCGCTGGTGGCCAGGTTACTCGGGCGGTGGCTTGCCGGTTTTTCGCCGTCGCGCTAGCTGAATGGCAGATTCCTTCTGCGCGAGCCCCCGCAATGTCCTCCCTGCCCACCCTGTTCATCAGCCACGGCGCCCCCACCACGGTGCTGAGCGGCACGCCGGCGCATCATTTCATGAAGACTTTGCATGATCTGGTGCCGGCGGCGGGCATCCGCGCCATTCTGGCGGTTTCGGCCCATTGGGAGACCGACCAGCCGATGCTGGGGGCCGCCGCGCGGCCCGAAACCATCCACGATTTCTACGGCTTCCCGCAGCCGCTTTATGAATTGCGCTATCCCGCTCCCGGCGATCCGACCCTGGCCGCTGACATCGCCGATCTGTTGAACGCCGCCGGCTTCAAGGCCTCCACCGATCCGCGCCAGGGCCTCGACCATGGCGCCTGGACACCGCTGCTGCTCGGTTTCCCCGAGGCCAATATCCCGGTGCTGCAATTATCCGTGCAGCCGCACCACGACCCGGCGCATCATTACGCGCTCGGCCAGGCGCTGCGGCCGCTGCGCGAGCAGGGCGTGCTGGTGCTGGCATCCGGCTCGCTGACCCATAACCTGCGGGAACTCGACCGCCGTGGCCCGCAGGCGCCGGTGTTGCCCTGGGCCAGCGCCTTCGCCGACTGGGTCAATGCGGCGCTGACCGAGCGGCGCGACGAGGACATGGTGGCCTATCGCGCCAAGGCGCCGGAAGCGCGCCGGAACCACCCGACCGACGAGCATTTCCTGCCGCTCTTCGTGGCGCTTGGCGCCGCCACCCCGGGCCTGCCGGCCGAGGCTTTGCACCGCTCGATGGAGTTCGGCTCGCTCTCGATGGACAGCTACCGCTTCGCTTAAGTGGACGGCCAGCGCGGCAGCTAGACTCTTTCGCCGTTTCGCCGCCTCTGCCATAAGCGTGGCATGAGCCTTTACCGCGCCATTGCCACGGTCGGCGGCCTCACCATGGTGAGCCGGGTCTTCGGCTTTGCCCGCGACCTGATGATCGCGCGCTATCTTGGCGCCGGCATCCAGGCCGATGCCTTCTTCGTCGCCCTGCGGCTGCCGAATTTCTTCCGCTCGCTGTTCGCCGAGGGCGCCTTCACCGCCGGTTTCCTGCCGCTCTACAGCGAGACGCTGAACAAGGGTGGCAAGGAGGCGGCGAAAGCCTTCGCTGAAAGCGCACTGGCCTGGCTGCTGGTGGCGTTGCTGCTGTTCACGCTTGCCGCGCAGATATTCATGCCGCTGGTGATGCTGGGCCTGGCGCCAGGCTTCCAGGACGAGCCGCAGCGTTTCGCGCTGGCGGTGGAATACACCCGGATCACCTTTCCCTACCTGCTGTTTATCAGCATCGCCGCGCTTTATGGCGCGGTGCTGAATGGCCTCGGCCGTTTCGCGGCTTTTGCGGCGACACCGATCCTGCTCAACCTCACCATGCTGCTGGCCTTGCCGCTGTTCACGCCGTTGCTCGGCTCGGCCGGCTCGGCGCTGGCCTGGGGCACGCTGGCCGCCGGTCTGGTGCAGTTCCTCTGGCTTGCCTTCTGGTCCGGCCGTGCCGGCTTTTCGCTCCGGCTGCGCTGGCCGCGCCGTTCAGGCTTGACCTTGCGGCTGTTCCGCCTGGTGCTGCCGGCGGCTATCGGCGCTGGCGCCACCCAAGTCAATCTGGTCATCGGCGTGATCCTAGCCTCGCTGCTGCCGGCTGGCGCGGTGTCGTACCTGTTCTATGCCGACCGCCTCAACCAGCTCACCGTCGGCGTCGTCGGCGTGGCGATCTCCACCGCCTTGCTGCCGCTGCTCTCGCGCCATATTGCGCGCGGCGAGCAGGCTGAGGCGATGTCGCAGCAGAACCGGGCGCAGGAATTCGCGCTGCTGCTGGCTTTGCCGGCGATGGTGGCGCTGCTGGTGGTGCCCTATCCGATCATCTCCGTGCTATTCGAACGCGGTGCCTTCGATGCCGTCACGGCCCGCGCCACGGCGGAAGCCTTGTTCGCCTACGCCATCGGCCTGCCGGCCTATATCCTCAGCCGCACGCTGACGCCGGGTTTCCATGCGCGGCAGGATACCGCCACACCGGTGCGCATCGCCGTTGCCATCATCATTTTCAACCTCGCCGTCTCGGTGGCGCTGATGCCCGTGCTCGGCCATGTCGGACTGGCGCTGGCCACCGCGCTGGCCGCCTGGCTCAACACCGGCTTGCTCGGCTGGCTGCTGCTGCGGCGCGGCCATTGGCACGCCGATGCGCGGCTTAAAAGCCGGGCCTGGCGCATCCTGGTAGCAGCGTTGGCCATGGGCCTGGCGCTCTGGGGGCTCAACCGTGGGCTCTCCCCTTGGTATGGCTGGGGCGAAGCCTGGCGCATCGCGGCGCTTGGCCTGCTGGTGACGGGCGGCTTCTGCGTTTACCTCGGCGCCGCCCTGGCGCTCGGCGCCACGCGGCCGGCCGAATGGCGCAGCCTGGCGCGGCGCAAGGTCATACAGAGCCAGGATTGACGCCGGCCATTTAAGCGGCGATAACCCGGCGTCTTTTCCCCCATCCAGGCGCTGTTCCACCGGCGCCGCATCACCAGGGATCACCATGGCCTTCCAACGGCGCATCTTTTCCGGCATCCAGCCCACCGGCAACCTGCATCTCGGCAACTATCTCGGCGCGGTACGCAACTGGGTGAAGCTGCAGAATGAATTCGAGTGCATCTTCTGCATGGTCGACATGCATGCCATCACCGTGTGGCAGGACCCGGCCGAGCTGGTCCGCTCCACCCGCGAACTGGCCTGCGCCATGATCGCGTCGGGCATCGACCCGGAAAAGAACGTGCTGTTCAATCAGAGCCAGAACCCGGACCACGCCACCCTGGCCTGGGTGTTCAACTGCGTCGCGCGCATGGGCTGGATGAGTCGCATGACCCAGTTCAAGGAGAAGGCGGGCAAGGACCGCGAGAATGTCTCGCTCGGCCTGTTTGCCTATCCGGCGCTGATGGCCGCCGACATCCTGGCCTACAAGGCGACGCATGTGCCGGTCGGCGAGGACCAGAAGCAGCATCTCGAACTGGCACGCGACATCGCGCAGAAGTTCAACCACGATTACAGCCGCGAAGTCTTCCCGCTCACCGAGCCGCAGATTTTCGGCACCGCCACCCGCGTCATGAGCCTGCGCGACG is a genomic window containing:
- the murJ gene encoding murein biosynthesis integral membrane protein MurJ, with amino-acid sequence MSLYRAIATVGGLTMVSRVFGFARDLMIARYLGAGIQADAFFVALRLPNFFRSLFAEGAFTAGFLPLYSETLNKGGKEAAKAFAESALAWLLVALLLFTLAAQIFMPLVMLGLAPGFQDEPQRFALAVEYTRITFPYLLFISIAALYGAVLNGLGRFAAFAATPILLNLTMLLALPLFTPLLGSAGSALAWGTLAAGLVQFLWLAFWSGRAGFSLRLRWPRRSGLTLRLFRLVLPAAIGAGATQVNLVIGVILASLLPAGAVSYLFYADRLNQLTVGVVGVAISTALLPLLSRHIARGEQAEAMSQQNRAQEFALLLALPAMVALLVVPYPIISVLFERGAFDAVTARATAEALFAYAIGLPAYILSRTLTPGFHARQDTATPVRIAVAIIIFNLAVSVALMPVLGHVGLALATALAAWLNTGLLGWLLLRRGHWHADARLKSRAWRILVAALAMGLALWGLNRGLSPWYGWGEAWRIAALGLLVTGGFCVYLGAALALGATRPAEWRSLARRKVIQSQD
- a CDS encoding LysR family transcriptional regulator, with protein sequence MDKLAEMTCFLRVVDNAGFAAAAASLGLTPSGVSKQIARLEDRLGARLLQRTTRRVSLTTEGRAYYEQAREILADIETMEANVGGAERVARGLLRVNVAHGFGMAQIVPLIPAFCERHPQIEVQLNFADRIVDLMAEGDDVGIRLGRVRDEGLIARRLGEHTRMICAAPAYLARHGTPMTPAELEGHRAVLSTNVPLINAWPLRQPDGSVQMVTLPGVVSSDSGDALFRMVLAGMGIAYTADFLIHEAIRDGHLVPLLQDYTAPQIWPIHAVYPARKHLAAKVRAFVDFLAERFSPPPWKLT
- a CDS encoding RluA family pseudouridine synthase, with protein sequence MPEYSETGVAETGAPPVPEDRAGVRLDRYLAEALDFSRSRLKALIEEGHVRLGGETITDPSRKIKPGEIYAVAPPAAAAAEPQAQELPLDVVYEDAHLIVVNKPAGLVVHPAPGNPDHTLVNALLHHCGDSLAGIGGVKRPGIVHRIDKETSGLLVAAKTEVAHHGLAELFAGHDIEREYQAIVWGLPNPLRGTITGAIGRDPRDRKRMAVRGDNDSNKGKSAITHYAVERQLLDGQGHAFAALVRCQLETGRTHQIRVHLTAKGHALIGDPVYGRMRSLKPLKLRAEAEAALRGFRRQALHATILGFRHPVGGEVLHFEAPLPEDFAALLAALS
- the trpS gene encoding tryptophan--tRNA ligase, with product MAFQRRIFSGIQPTGNLHLGNYLGAVRNWVKLQNEFECIFCMVDMHAITVWQDPAELVRSTRELACAMIASGIDPEKNVLFNQSQNPDHATLAWVFNCVARMGWMSRMTQFKEKAGKDRENVSLGLFAYPALMAADILAYKATHVPVGEDQKQHLELARDIAQKFNHDYSREVFPLTEPQIFGTATRVMSLRDGSKKMSKSDASDQSRINLTDTAEAIADKIKRAKTDPLPLPSSAEELKDRPEADNLLGIYAALKGVGLDDAIAEFAGKGFADFKRALTEVAVDHLGPITAEMRRLMADLGYVDGILRQGGERAREMSAPVIQEVYDVVGFLRP
- a CDS encoding RSP_7527 family protein, whose product is MPRMTLDTYGFYRARAHQLRAEAIRDVHAAIGQFFTGFARRLFARTQDVANPTLGFRSAKILVAE
- a CDS encoding M67 family metallopeptidase yields the protein MITLPRALADQLLALAEAAYPHEACALLVGEGEAITRIVPAENVAPDPRRHFEIDPATQIRLRRALREAAGPEALLGHWHSHPDGRAEPSATDAAAAYEPDLVWLISSVTAGKALPPAAFAFQSGGFAPLPLKIT
- a CDS encoding threonine aldolase family protein, translated to MDFRSDNIAGAAPEIFAALQKANEGNAASYGADEISRDLDRRFSSLFGTDCRVFPVATGTAANALALAAICPSHGAIYCHEESHIQVDECNAPEAFTGGAKMLGLAGSDGKLTPEVLARALSLGWRGSQHNPQPSALSLTQATEAGTIYSPAEITALAMIAHDGGLHVHMDGARFANAVVAGNASAADLTWKAGVDVLSFGATKNGALAAEAVVFFKPELAESFLFRRKRAGHLFSKMRFLSAQLAAMLENDLWLRLARNANARARQLADGFATIPGVRIAYPVQANEVFALLPEKIRAGMAADGALFHPWSDDGNGAVYRFVCAFDKTEADIAALLRSASRAAG
- a CDS encoding DODA-type extradiol aromatic ring-opening family dioxygenase; translated protein: MSSLPTLFISHGAPTTVLSGTPAHHFMKTLHDLVPAAGIRAILAVSAHWETDQPMLGAAARPETIHDFYGFPQPLYELRYPAPGDPTLAADIADLLNAAGFKASTDPRQGLDHGAWTPLLLGFPEANIPVLQLSVQPHHDPAHHYALGQALRPLREQGVLVLASGSLTHNLRELDRRGPQAPVLPWASAFADWVNAALTERRDEDMVAYRAKAPEARRNHPTDEHFLPLFVALGAATPGLPAEALHRSMEFGSLSMDSYRFA